The Gemmatimonadota bacterium genome has a window encoding:
- a CDS encoding VOC family protein — MAVFLHTRVRVSDLDRSIQYYCDHFGFVLKSRSEKSPAGNQICHLELPGNEHTLELTYSDDYELNVPEDLMHFAIGVPDLIAFCDELEKKGIEIWPGDWRETFPTGRKMAFVDDPDGYEIELLER; from the coding sequence ATGGCTGTATTTCTTCATACGCGCGTTCGCGTGAGCGATTTGGACAGGTCGATCCAGTATTATTGCGATCATTTTGGTTTTGTGCTGAAGAGTCGTTCGGAAAAGTCGCCAGCGGGCAATCAGATTTGCCATCTGGAATTGCCGGGCAACGAGCATACGCTGGAATTGACGTATTCCGATGATTACGAGTTGAATGTGCCCGAAGATCTGATGCACTTCGCGATTGGCGTGCCCGATTTGATTGCCTTTTGCGATGAGTTAGAGAAAAAGGGAATCGAGATTTGGCCCGGCGATTGGCGAGAGACATTCCCCACAGGACGCAAAATGGCGTTTGTCGATGATCCGGATGGGTATGAAATTGAGTTGTTGGAAAGATAA
- a CDS encoding HigA family addiction module antidote protein, with the protein MPMKNPPHPGLSVRYDCLEPLGLSVTVAAQKLGVDHKELSDIVDGRAGISPEMAIRLDKAFGGGAITWYRMQAAYDLAQAMQKADEIQVERVVITTPSD; encoded by the coding sequence ATGCCGATGAAGAATCCACCCCATCCGGGGCTGTCAGTACGTTACGATTGTCTGGAGCCACTTGGGCTGAGTGTGACTGTAGCCGCGCAAAAACTCGGCGTTGACCACAAGGAACTATCGGATATCGTGGACGGCCGGGCAGGCATCTCGCCTGAGATGGCGATTCGCCTGGACAAAGCCTTCGGCGGAGGCGCGATCACATGGTACCGAATGCAGGCGGCCTACGACCTGGCACAGGCCATGCAGAAGGCCGATGAAATTCAGGTTGAGCGCGTTGTAATCACTACACCATCCGACTGA
- a CDS encoding UPF0175 family protein produces the protein MVTVTFELPEDVLSSVRKGPDHFTRELRLVAAVKWYEMGEVSQSRAAEIAGLSRGEFIEALGRFEVSVFQYSVDEIAEEVSRE, from the coding sequence ATGGTAACGGTCACTTTTGAACTACCAGAAGATGTACTTTCTTCGGTGCGGAAAGGTCCCGATCATTTCACCCGGGAATTGCGTCTGGTTGCTGCTGTGAAATGGTACGAGATGGGGGAGGTTTCTCAAAGCCGGGCGGCTGAGATTGCTGGACTATCCCGCGGTGAGTTCATTGAGGCACTAGGCCGGTTTGAGGTTTCAGTATTCCAATACAGCGTGGACGAAATCGCGGAGGAAGTAAGCCGTGAATGA
- a CDS encoding GNAT family N-acetyltransferase, producing the protein MLPNLTVRSAQISDRNALNELVKNIGPQCVVALSGGRVFIDVEQTLVAVQGDCVIGFVAWLQDEMQAVIVGLGVRDTHRRFGVATRLVNALIECLREVGVRLLEAVVPRDRVGAIGVFESVGFRRLGRSASNCVTFEYRLWGRRNRADGFA; encoded by the coding sequence ATGTTACCCAATTTAACCGTGCGTTCGGCACAAATTTCTGATAGAAATGCACTTAATGAATTAGTGAAAAATATTGGGCCACAATGTGTTGTGGCGTTGTCGGGTGGGCGTGTGTTCATAGATGTGGAACAGACGCTTGTGGCTGTGCAGGGCGATTGTGTGATTGGGTTTGTGGCGTGGTTGCAAGATGAGATGCAGGCTGTAATTGTGGGGCTTGGGGTGCGTGATACGCATCGGCGTTTTGGCGTGGCAACGCGGTTGGTCAATGCGCTGATAGAGTGTTTGCGAGAGGTGGGGGTGCGGTTATTGGAGGCGGTTGTGCCGCGCGATAGGGTTGGGGCGATAGGGGTGTTTGAATCGGTGGGGTTCAGGCGGCTGGGGCGCAGTGCTTCGAATTGCGTTACATTTGAGTATCGTTTGTGGGGGCGCAGAAATCGAGCGGATGGATTTGCGTGA